ATCATTCTATATATTATTCTCATATTCTTCTAATTATTGTTCTTTTTTACATTAACGAAAATAGTTACCTACATTCGAGTAGGTGTATCATCTTGCACGAGGTTGTTTTAACATAATCAGTGTTTATGGTTAGCTTCTATAAAGTGAAGTGTTTTATGAATTTTCACAAAAGTTAAATAAGTTTCCGTATTTGTTTGTCCTTATGTTTATGGGGTGGTGGTGAAAGGAGGTTTTAGTTTAATAAGGAAAAAATATGAAGGATCCTGGAAGATGGGTGGGTGAAAAGCGAAAATAGGGAGTGTCGTCCTATGTTTGCAGATTTGGCTTATCTGTGAGACGGTGTCTTGTTTTGTGAAGGCTTTTGTAGGAGGTTCTGTTTTAAAATTGTGGTCTGAAACAATTTCCTGCGAAACATAATTTCTTGCTCTGAATGAACATTAATGAATGAACATTAATTACGACCGATTAATCTGTTTGGGTGACAGCTACTAACGCGTATCGAGGTGCGTCCTGCGTCACCATCTCCCTCTTTCTCTTCCCTCCGTGTTGCCCTTTTCACCATTAATGTCATCTTGCTTTTCACTCTCTTCACACACGCAGAGCAACGTAAAGTGTATTATAAAGTTGATTGGTATGATTAGTTCGGTTTAATTAACACACTGGAAGAAAAAATTATGtcattcattttaaatatttattagaacgattaattaaatatatttcagaaaaGAAAATCAATGGATCATAtgaatcttataaaaaaaagtctaaTTTTTCGTTGCACTGTCCATGATGctacaattttatttatgttttggaAGTAACTTTTATGAAGAATTGGTAACTTAGTTGTGTTTTGGGAGTAACTTTTATGAAGAACTGGTAACGCTGGTACTTTGTTGTAATGATAGATTCGCAGATTAAATGTAGATTGTAGAAGGATTTAATCAGGTGTTGGGCTGTGAAACTGATTTGAAAACTCAAGTACAGtacttttttcttttgtctGGTAAAGGAATGATCCTTGGCTTGTGTCTTGGTTTTGTGGGGACAGATGCAAATGTAAAAGGAGCCCCGCCACCCTGTAATGTAAGATACGTTTGTTTTTGCCTGGGACAGACATTGATGACTTTTTCAGCTCATTAAACTTCCATTTCATCACAACACTATTAATACCACAACACGACGCTGCAGACACACTTCAATAATGCTGATAAATACTTTTCCCTTGCTTACACCTCACACACCATCAATGCACCTTCTCATCAAAACTTATtcatgtcttttttttttcccttcTTCCCAAAAAGTTGACATgatcttaattttttaatcctGGGAAAAGAGTAATGATAAACGTTACATagtttaatgaaaatataatatagTGATATTTACACTAATGAAAGATTAAACGTGGTATCTTTGTGAGTTTCTGTGACCCTGAATGAACCTGGGTGAAATGAAAGGTGAAATTGAGATATTAATGGTGTTTGATGTTGAAATTTGTAGGCAAGGAAAGCCCTTGGAGCGTTAAAAGGATTGGTGAAGCTTCAGGCATTGGTGAGGGGTGAGATTGAGAGGAAGCGCACGTCAGAATGGCTGCAAAGAGTACAAACACTCTTACGTGTTCAGGCCCAATTCCGTGCTGGGCGGGCCCAAATTTTGCACGGCCCATATTGGAATGCAAACTCATCCACTCCCCTCCTCCATGTGGTAACCATCTTCAATTCCTCTCACTTTTATTGCCTTTAAATGAGTTACACAGATACAAATTCTTACCTACATATTCATTGGATAATCAACTAAATTTTTCGATCAAATTAATGATGCTGTGGCAATACAAATACATTACCCTTAGAATGTTTTCCATTCACAGAGTCCAGCAAAACCAGACAAATTTGAAAGCCCCATCAGATCCGAGAGCATGAAATATGATCACTCACCATCATTACTCAaggtatttatttatttatttatttatttacctCTTCTGTGCATGATTGAATTCTTTAGTGAGTGAACTTATGGAAACATTCCTATGAGTGCAGAGAAACAGCTCAAAATCCCGCATGCAAATCAATGAATCATGGCATCAACGAAGATCGTGGTCAAGAGGTTGTAGCCTGGACGAAGAAAGATGTTTCAGGATGCTAGAAAATGATTCTGTAAAACCACAGATGACAACATCAAAGGGTAGAAACCAGTTTTACTCCCCAAGCCATGGTTTGGTCTGTGAAGTTGAGTCTTACAGCCCTCTGAAAATGAAGGAGGAGGTTGAGGAGAACTCATGGTGTGGTGGTGAGAATAGTCCTCGTACTTTGTCTGCCTCTTCTAGAAATGGTGGGTCCAAAAGAAGCCCTTTTACTCCTAGCAAGAGTGATGGGTCAAAGAGCCATGGAAGTGGTTATTCTGAACCTGAGTATCCGAGTTACATGGCATACACTGAATCCTCAATGGCAAAGGTAAGATCCGCGAGTGCTCCAAAGCAGAGGCCCCAATATGAGAGGTCTAGTTCTTCTTCTAACAGATACTCGGTTCATGATCATGGATTTGGTGACTCGAAATTCGCCACGCAAAGGCTTGCTGCATTACACGCAAACTTCACTAACAAAGCTTACCCTGGTTCTGCTCGTTTGGATAGGCATAAATACTCACATACGTAAATACATGTTTGTTATTTTCAATGTTTTAGAGTCATATGTTGACCATCATGTACTAGACTATAACATTATAactttaaatgaaaaataatgaaaattgagcaattttaaaattgtagttATCATATCACATAAATTGATCAGTTCCATCCAAGACGGTTTCTTCGTGCactttttttgtaatattttggatttttttttaa
The sequence above is a segment of the Phaseolus vulgaris cultivar G19833 chromosome 2, P. vulgaris v2.0, whole genome shotgun sequence genome. Coding sequences within it:
- the LOC137811393 gene encoding protein IQ-DOMAIN 22-like, with protein sequence MGKASKWFRGLFGFKRQDSPSAAAPKPPKEKRRWSFVKSYREKDHSAVNHHAPPTSGGHSSGHVESADPNLAPLAAVTVVGGVSREEWAAVKIQAAFRGSLARKALGALKGLVKLQALVRGEIERKRTSEWLQRVQTLLRVQAQFRAGRAQILHGPYWNANSSTPLLHVSPAKPDKFESPIRSESMKYDHSPSLLKRNSSKSRMQINESWHQRRSWSRGCSLDEERCFRMLENDSVKPQMTTSKGRNQFYSPSHGLVCEVESYSPLKMKEEVEENSWCGGENSPRTLSASSRNGGSKRSPFTPSKSDGSKSHGSGYSEPEYPSYMAYTESSMAKVRSASAPKQRPQYERSSSSSNRYSVHDHGFGDSKFATQRLAALHANFTNKAYPGSARLDRHKYSHT